One Candidatus Dadabacteria bacterium genomic window, CTGATGCTTATCGGGATGAATTTTCTCATCACACTTTTGAACAAGGATTTTGTCAGGCAGTTTATGGAGCAAAGTATTGCCGAGAAAGACGAGCCGGTTTTCTGGGCATACATGGCGGCCGGGCTGATACTTACCGGCCTTGCGGTTATTGACGCAAAGATGGAAGCCGAAAACGCAAACGCCGGAATTCAGCGGGACGAGGAATAGGGGGCGTCTCCCCTGAATATCTCAACAAGCGAAGGCAGCAGCAGTATGGCCGAAAGCATTGCCGCAATAAGCCCCGCAATTGTGAACAGCGCAAACTTGACCATTACGACAAGACTTGAAGAGAAAAAGACCGCAAGCGCCGCGCAAAAAAGCAAACTCGTAAAAACAACCGGCCTTGCGACAATCCGCATGCTTCTTTCAATCCCCTCCTCCGTATTTGAAGCCCCCGGCCTCTCCCTTCTGAAATGATGAAGAAAATGTATGGAGTCGTCCACACTCAGCCCAAACGTTATTCCGGCGACCAGAACCGTGGCAAAATCAAAAGGGACTTGCAGCAGGCAGAGCATTCCGGTTGAGACAAGAACGGGAAACAGATTGGAAACAAACCCCGCCATGCCGAGGCGGAGGCCGAAAAGGGCGGTAAACACAACCGCAATGACAAGCAAAGTAAGGGCGAAACTTCGCGCCTGAGTGGAAAGGACATAGCGGCTCAACTGGTGGACATAATGCCCCATTCCCGTAACAGTGATTTCGCCGCCGGGGAAAGTCTGCTTTGAAAGCGAGGATAAAGAATCAATCAGAGAGCCAAGTTCCAATGAACTCAGGTTTGGCGTCTGCGCCTCTATACGGGCGGTTGAGGAAGTGAAATTCAGATAGGGGCTTACAAGGTCTTTTCCCCTTTCCCCGCGTGACAGTTCAAGGAAAAAAATTTCCTGCGCCAGTTCGTCCGCGCTTTGCGGAAGGGGTGAGGCGCTCCCGCCCGCAAGAGCCCGGTGGGTTATCCCGACCGGAAGTATGTAGGTGTTGGAATGGTTCACAAACTCTTCTGATTCAAACCCTTCCGCCAGACTTTTCACGCGGTTGAAATTGTCTATAAGTTGAAAATACCGCTCCCGCCCGCCGTCAACCAGAACCTCAAGCGAGCCGGAGCCCCCCAACTCGCGGTCTGCGACTTCAAACGCTTTTGACACGTGGCTTGTCTTCTTGAAGAGGACATGCAAAAAATTTGTTTCCGTCTTCGCATAAAACAGCGACAGCGCCAAGATCAGGGAAGCAAGTCCGAAAACAACCGGGGCCTTTGCTCTGTGAGCAAGCCCCTTTAAGACCGTCGCGGTTACCCGCGCGGTTTTTTCTCCCGGTTTTGCCGACATCCCGGCGGGGAAAAGCGCAAGCGCCCCCCACACCGTCGCAATCAAAAGCGGATAACACAAAGCAATTGCGACAAAAGAATCAATCCCGAAATTCCGCACCGGAACAAGTTCACTCACGGAAAAAGCGCCGAACCCGACCGCGCTTGTAAGGCTTGTCATCAGGCACGGAAGCCACGAGCCGCTCATTGTTGAACGCAGGGGGGAAGCCGCCTTGCGGGCGGTTTCTTTGTCCCAAATCGCGAATATATGGAGACCGTCCGCAATGACAATCACGGACACCAGCAGGGGAAGCGCCAGACTCACGGGCGTGAGGCTGTGGCCGAGCATATTAACGGTTGCAAGAGACTGCGCCACCGCAACGCCGAGGCAAGCCATAAGCGCGGCAACCCGGTAACCGTTGCGTAAAAATCCGTAAAGAAAAACCGCCACAACCGAAGCCCCAAGCGCAAGCAGCATGGGCAGCTGACTCCGCACGGAGCGGTTGATCTCCGCCTTCAAGGCGGCGTCTCCGGCGAGAAAAGCGCCGGGGAATTGCGAGTTGCCGACCGTTTCCTCAACCGCCTTGAACACTTCGTCTCTGAACACGGCGCGGTTGCGGGTCTGCGTTCTCAATCTTACGGCGAGGGTTTTGCCGTCTTCCGAGAGAATTTTTCCATAGTAGGGGCTTTCACGAAAAGCGGCGCGAAAATGGCTGATATTTTCTATCGCTCCGACCTCAAGCGCGTTTGCAAAACTGCGGATTTGAAGCGTGTCGCCCGTTCTGACAACCGTTTTTGCCGACAGGGGCGAACGGGAGGCGGAGACGCCGGGGATTTTCAGCAGTTGTTTTTCAAGGTCGTCAATCGCGGGGAAAAGGGAAGGGGCGGAGAAGAAATCCTCTTTCAGGGGAATTATCAGCAGCAGGGATTCTCCCTCTTCAAACTCTTCGGCAAGATAGTCCAGTTGTTTTTCAAACGGGTGGTCGCGGGAAAGCCACGCATCGCTGTCAAATCTCAGGCCTGACGAGGCAACCGCAATCGCGCAGACAACGGCAAGCCACGGAATAACAAGGAGTTTTTTCAGCACATTTAGAATTTCCAGACCAGCCCGACGCGGGGGGCGAGGGCGAAGTCTTCATTGAAGTCGTAATTAATCGTTTCATCATCGTTAAACTCCGTCAGTTCGCTAAGCTGGCTGTCTGACAGGTATTGAAGGTAGTCAAGTCCGGCGGTGAGTTGCAGAATCCCGGCTCCGAAGCGGTCAAACCTCTCTATGTTCCAAACGGCGTAAAGGCTCGCCCCCGCCGCAACTGAGCCGAGAAAACCCGCCGTCAGACCGATGAAACTTTTTTTGTCTTCGGAAAGAAAAAAGGCGGCGTTAAGAAACGGCGCTCCGAAAAGTTCATCGGGGTCGCCACCGCCGCTCTCAACAATGCCGTCCTCATACATCACGCTGTAGGCAAATACCGCCACCTCAACCTTCCATCTGTCCGCAAGATACTCAACTCCGGCTCCGCCCAAAAATTCCGTCACATCCGCATAAAGATTCCCTCCGTTTCTTTGTCTCATAATTCTCACAAATTCCATTACATTCCTGTTGCTCTGAGCGCCTCCGGGACTTATCTGCTCAACATCCCCCTCCGTCATCCTGTATGACAGTTCCGATTTGAGACTCCACCTCCCTACGGGGATGGTCGCTTCAACGGCAAACATGTCCAGTTTCGGGAGACCGGGCGATTGGGTCAGGCAATAGGGGCTGCCATCAAGATTGAACCTGTTACGCACGGGACATGCGGTTGTCTGTTCCACCACCGATTGCATTCGGGCAACCTCAAAAACGCTTCTGCCGTGCAGGTATGTAAGGGCGATAGTTCCCCAGTCGGGATAAAAAATCGCCCGCGCCGCATATTGGTTGTGGTCTTGAAGGTCGTCTCTGTTTATCCCGTATTCCTCCCCCACCAGATCTGTAATAAGAGGGTCAACAATGGTTTTCAGAAAAAAGTATCCCTGAATCTCAATCCGTTCATGGGGAAGAACCGTTACTTGGGCGATGTTTTGCGCAAGCCCGTAGTTCACCTTTGAAAAAGTCGTGCCGATGTTTTTTGTCGTGAACGGAAGATTGAAAAACACCGGGGAGAAAATATCAAACTGCCCCCACACAACCTTGCTCCTTCCGGCTTTCAGGGTAAGCCGGGGATGAGGTGTAACGGAGAGATACGCTTCGTTCACTTCCACTTCATCGGACTCAACTGGCAAGGTTCTGTCACATGACGGATTACAATCATCCGGAGGGTTGTTCGGGTTAACCGGACTCCCTTCCTGCCTGAGTTCAATCTGCTCCTTCCACGCCCTTCCTTCAACATACACCTGAAACTTGTCCGTTGAAAAATCAACCCCGCCGCTTCCTATTATAAGATGCCTCTGGCTGTCTCCGGTCGGCGTTGAGAACGCGCCGAAATTCAAAAACACATACTCCCTTATGCTGTCAAGCAAGCCTCCGCCCGTCTGCTCGTATCCCTCTTCCACTATAAGGGCGGACGCGGGGCGGACATTTCCGGCGGAACACAGAGCGAAAGCCGCAAGAATTAAAGTTAAGCGTGAAAAATTTCTCATTTTGAAAACCTACCTGTTGCGAAGTTTGGAAACTGTTACCTGAGACGGCTTGATGTTTTTGAAGTTAACTGACTTTTTCGTCATAACAGTAGAGCCGCCGGTCTGGTGGTTGCTCATCTCCGCCTCCATTATAGTAAACATGCCGTCAGTTTCAACAACTCTCTTGCTCTTGAGAGTTTTCAGAAGCCGCCCCGAACGGTCATAAAACAGAATTCTCTCCGGCACTTTGATTCTGTTGACAATGTGGCTTTCAATCCTTGAATAAGGGTCGGACGGGTCGCGGGGAACACTTGATACAACCGAGACCTCCCCGTCCGCCTTCACCATTGTGTGGGTGTCATCATGCGGTTTTCTTCCCGCAATGTCGGCGTTGGTAAAGTCCGAGCCCATAAAACTCTGATGCTTCTCCTCCGCGCTGAGTTTGTTCACCCTTCTGAAAGCCGGAAAATATATCCACTGGTCGCTTTCCCTGCCGCCGCTCTCATAGACGATGTTGAAAAGCCCCGTTCCCTTGATGTCCGAGGGCTTGTAAAAGCGCAGCAGGCTTCTGGTCTCATCGCCGATGATTCTGTAAAGCATCTTGAAAAGGCGGACGCGCTCCCGCCCTTTGGGGTCTCTTACCACAATCTCCATGTCCATCCGCTGGCTTTTGTGCTTGCGTCCCTGTTCGTAAACCTGCTCCATAAGCCTGCGGGCGGGCGCATCATCCGCCGCCGCATAAGCGGGAAGAAACAGCGCCGCAAGCAATGAGACCGCAACAGTGGTGAGTGCAACTTTCATAAGCGGAATTGCCGGTTGTAAATTGAATGACCGCCCCGGCTGGGATACAATAAACGGCGCCGCCGGAATTTCAAAGAGGCGGCGGGAGAATGTTATGAGCAGAACAGTAACCATGAAAGGCAACCCCGTTACCCTTGCGGGAAAAGAAATCAGGGCGGGCGACCCCGCGCCGGACTTTTCCTCTCTTATGGGGCCCGGCATGAAGAAATCCCTTTCGGATTTCGCGGGCAAGGTAAAGATCTTCAATGTGATTGTTTCGGTTGACACTCCGGTATGCGATGTGCAGACGAAACGTTTTTCGGAGGAGATAAAGTCTCTGCCGGGCGATGTTGAGGTTATAACGGTCAGCATGGATTTGCCGTTTGCGCAGTCCCGCTACATAAAAGACGGTTGCATTGAAGGAGTCTCATGCCTGAGCGACCACTCGGAAGCGTCCTTCGGCAGGGCTTACGGCGTGCTGATAGAGGAAAACCGCCTTCTTGCCAGAGCGGTGTTCGTTGTTGACAAAGACAATGTGGTGCGCCACGCGCAGTATGTCGGAGAGATAGCCGAAGAGCCCGATTACATGGCCGTTCTTGAATCGGTCAAATCTCTGTGAGCGGGGAAGTTATGGCGGAAGGAGACGCGGCGGCGGTTACAAAAGAGAAGGTCTTTGAGATTCTGGGCGGCATTTATGACCCGGAAATCCCCGTTGACATAGTGAATCTGGGGCTTGTCTACAACATTGAGATTGAAGGCGGAGAGGTTCGCATACTTATGACGATGACTTCCCCCGGATGCCCGGCGGCGGGGCAGATAGTGTCCGAGGCAAAGTTGCTCACCTCCGAGATTGAGGGCGTTGAAAAGGTTGATATTGAAGTGGTGTGGGACCCTCCGTGGACTCCGGAGATGATGAGCGAAGCCGCGCGGGAAAGTTTCAACATATAGGGAGGAGAAAATGTCGGACAAACTCAAAACGGGAGACAAGGCGCCGCTTTTTGAAGCGGAGGCGGACGGCGGACGGACTGTGCGCCTTGCGGACCTCATCTCCGCAGGCGGGGCGGTCTTATGTTTTTATCCCAGAGACAACACGCCGGGATGCACCCGTGAGGCGTGCTCCCTCAGAGACAACGCCGCCGCCATAAGCAAAAAAGGTTTCGCCGTTGTGGGGGTCAGCACGGACGGCGTGAAATCTCATGACGGTTTTAAGGAAAAGCACGGACTCACCCAGACCCTTGTGAGCGACAAGGGCGGGGAGATAATCAACCTTTACGGAGTGGTGAGCCCTTCAAACACGGCGCGGCGCGTTTCATTCCTTGTGGACGGCGCGGGAACAGTCAGGCATATATGGAAAAAGGTTGACACAAACTCCCACGGCGATGAGATACTCGCAAAGATTGAAGAACTCTCTCTTTAGCCGTGGCCGCAAAGCAGTCAAAGGGCGCAAAGCCGCATTTCTTCATAACCGGAACTGACACCGGGGCGGGCAAGACCGTTGTTTGCGCCGCGCTGGCGCGATGCCTTATGGCGGGCGGCATGACCGTTTCGGTTGTCAAGCCTTTTCAGACCGGCTGTCTGCCGGGGGTTGTCTGTGATTCTGAATTTGTCCACCGGGCGATGGGAAAGAGTTTTGTCCCGTCTCTTTCAAGCCCGTGCAGGCTGAAAGAGCCGCTTGCCCCGATGATGGCGGCGCGTATTGAGGGCGCGGAGATTGATGTCGCAAAGGTGATGGAAGTGATAGGGGAGCAGTCCCGAACCCATGACGCCGTTATAGTGGAGGGCGCGGGCGGGCTTATGGTGCCGATAAGCGAGGGGTATTTCATGGCGGACTTTGCGGCGGATTTGGGCTTCAGAACCGTCATAGCGGCGCGGGCGGGCCTTGGAACACTCAATCACACAATCCTTACGGTTGAAGCGGCGAGGGCAAGAGGGCTGGAGGTGGCCGGGGTTGTGATATGCGGATATCCGTCTCCGGCGGGCGTATGCGAGGAGACAAACCTTGCCTTTCTGCGGACGGAGGAAGAGAGGGTCGGAAAAGTGGCGGGGGTTATCCCTTTCATTGAGGGATTGGATGTTGAGGGCGGCGCGGCGGAGGGGCTTGCGCGGGAGGACTGCCGCCGGTTCTTTACCGCAGAGTTGTTCGGAGTTATGGGAGAAGAGTCTTAATTATTTGACACAGTTTTAAGTTGTGTTAGTTTACCGCTCGCCACCCCGCCAAATGGCTTATCAGAGGCTCAAGCGAAGTTTCTTTTAGATGTTGCCGGATTTTACAAACACCGCCCTGTTTCTTATTGTGTCGGCTCTCCTGTCGGGAGTCGCGTTTACTGCGGCGGCAAATGATGAGGGGCCCGAACAGCCGATACTGTTCAGCCACAAGATACACGCCGGAGACAACAAGATAGACTGCCGCACCTGCCACAGTTATGTTGAAATCTCAACACATCCCGGAATCCCCTCGGTTCAAAAGTGTATGGGTTGCCACACCCACATTCAGGGCAGGGATATTGAATACGAAACGGACGGGGGCAAGGTCATAAACCTGCGGGAAGAGATAGCAAAAGTGCGCGAATACTGGGAAAAGAAAGAGCCGATACCGTGGGTGAAAGTGTCGCCGATGGCGGAATACGTGCAGTTCAGCCACAAACGCCACATCAAGCAGGGCATTGAGTGTAAAACCTGCCACGGAGAGGTTGAGAAGATGGATGTTGTGCGCAAAACGGAGCGGCTGAACATGGGATTCTGCATCTCCTGCCACGAGGAAAGCGCAAAAGATGAGTATCACGAAACGCAGCTGAAGGACTGCCTTACATGCCACTATTAAGGGCCGCCGGAGGAACGGATTGTCTGACAAGATAAAAGACGGAAAAAACAAGACGGAAGAAGGAATCAGCAGACGCGACTTCCTCAAGGTTGTCGGTGTCGCCGGTGGAGCGGCGGCGGCTTCGGGCGGCTGCTCCTTTGAGCCGGTTGAACAGATCATTCCCTATGTGATTCCGCCGGAGAACTCCGTTCCCGGAATTCCCGACTACTACTCAAGCACCTGCCGCGAATGCCCCGCCGGTTGCGGCATTGTCGTCAAAACAAGGGAAGGGCGGGCAATAAAAATTGAAGGGGCTCCGGAAAACCCCATAAACAGCGGAGCCCTCTGCGCGAGAGGGCAGGCCTCCCCGCAGGGGCTTTACAATCCCGACAGAGTTAAATCCCCGCTTCTGAAAAACGAAGAGGGCAAGTTCCGCGCCGCCACATGGAAGGACGCCGAAAAGGCGCTTGCCGACAGAATACAAGACCTTGTGGCAAAAGGACGGGGAGACCGCATTGTCTATCTGGACGGCGTTGAGACCGGCTCTTACGATGAACTTCTCGGCATCTGGGCGGACGCCACCGGGGCGCGGCGCTACCACTATGAAACGTTTTCCCATGAGCCGATAAAGAAGGCGAATGAAATTGTCTTCGGCGCGGACTCCGTTCCGGCATACAAAATAGAAGAGGCCGAATACCTGCTCTCTTTCGGCGCGGACTACCTTGAGACCTGGCTCTCCCCGGTGTCCGGCGGACGGGGTCTCGGCAAACTGCGCTCCATAAAAGACGGAAAGATCGGCAAAGTGGTTCAGGTTGAGGCAAGAATGTCAATGACGGGGGCAAGCGCAGACCGCATGATAAACATCAGCCCCGGCTCCGAAGTGTTTCTTGCCCTCGGAATAGCAAACGCAATGGCAAAAAAGGCGGCGAATGTGGAAGACTACATTGCGAGCCTCGTGAGCGACCACACCCCGGAGGAAGTCTCCCGCAAAATCTCCGTGCCTGCGGAAACGATATACGAAATTGCGGAAGAGATGCTTTCAAAGAAGAGCCTCGCCATCGGCGGCGGCGCGGCGGGAACGGCTTCCAACGCAACGGAGATGCTTGTTGCGGTGAACCTGCTCAACCACCTGTCCGGCAACATGAACGAGACCGTTGATTTCTCCGACGCCCTTGCCGTCTCAAAGTCGGCCTCCTACGGGGAAATGCTCTCCTTAATAAAAGATATGGAAAAAGGCGCGGTTGAGGTGCTGATTGTGAGGGGCATAAACCCCGCTTTCGTCCTGCCCCGTGCGGCCGGATTCAAAAAGGCGATGGAGAAGGTAGCCTTTTCCGTCAGTTTCTCGCCGTTTATGGACGAGACCGCCGGGATGTGCTCCGCCGTCCTGCCGGACAACCATCCGCTTGAAAGCTGGGGGGACTTCAGGGCAAGGGAAAGTTTTCACGGAATTGTGCAACCGGCGGTGGAGAGGGTGTTCAACACAAAATCATCC contains:
- a CDS encoding iron-sulfur cluster assembly protein, with the protein product MSGEVMAEGDAAAVTKEKVFEILGGIYDPEIPVDIVNLGLVYNIEIEGGEVRILMTMTSPGCPAAGQIVSEAKLLTSEIEGVEKVDIEVVWDPPWTPEMMSEAARESFNI
- a CDS encoding cytochrome c3 family protein, whose product is MPDFTNTALFLIVSALLSGVAFTAAANDEGPEQPILFSHKIHAGDNKIDCRTCHSYVEISTHPGIPSVQKCMGCHTHIQGRDIEYETDGGKVINLREEIAKVREYWEKKEPIPWVKVSPMAEYVQFSHKRHIKQGIECKTCHGEVEKMDVVRKTERLNMGFCISCHEESAKDEYHETQLKDCLTCHY
- the bioD gene encoding dethiobiotin synthase → MAAKQSKGAKPHFFITGTDTGAGKTVVCAALARCLMAGGMTVSVVKPFQTGCLPGVVCDSEFVHRAMGKSFVPSLSSPCRLKEPLAPMMAARIEGAEIDVAKVMEVIGEQSRTHDAVIVEGAGGLMVPISEGYFMADFAADLGFRTVIAARAGLGTLNHTILTVEAARARGLEVAGVVICGYPSPAGVCEETNLAFLRTEEERVGKVAGVIPFIEGLDVEGGAAEGLAREDCRRFFTAELFGVMGEES
- a CDS encoding outer membrane lipoprotein-sorting protein, whose product is MKVALTTVAVSLLAALFLPAYAAADDAPARRLMEQVYEQGRKHKSQRMDMEIVVRDPKGRERVRLFKMLYRIIGDETRSLLRFYKPSDIKGTGLFNIVYESGGRESDQWIYFPAFRRVNKLSAEEKHQSFMGSDFTNADIAGRKPHDDTHTMVKADGEVSVVSSVPRDPSDPYSRIESHIVNRIKVPERILFYDRSGRLLKTLKSKRVVETDGMFTIMEAEMSNHQTGGSTVMTKKSVNFKNIKPSQVTVSKLRNR
- a CDS encoding MMPL family transporter; translation: MLKKLLVIPWLAVVCAIAVASSGLRFDSDAWLSRDHPFEKQLDYLAEEFEEGESLLLIIPLKEDFFSAPSLFPAIDDLEKQLLKIPGVSASRSPLSAKTVVRTGDTLQIRSFANALEVGAIENISHFRAAFRESPYYGKILSEDGKTLAVRLRTQTRNRAVFRDEVFKAVEETVGNSQFPGAFLAGDAALKAEINRSVRSQLPMLLALGASVVAVFLYGFLRNGYRVAALMACLGVAVAQSLATVNMLGHSLTPVSLALPLLVSVIVIADGLHIFAIWDKETARKAASPLRSTMSGSWLPCLMTSLTSAVGFGAFSVSELVPVRNFGIDSFVAIALCYPLLIATVWGALALFPAGMSAKPGEKTARVTATVLKGLAHRAKAPVVFGLASLILALSLFYAKTETNFLHVLFKKTSHVSKAFEVADRELGGSGSLEVLVDGGRERYFQLIDNFNRVKSLAEGFESEEFVNHSNTYILPVGITHRALAGGSASPLPQSADELAQEIFFLELSRGERGKDLVSPYLNFTSSTARIEAQTPNLSSLELGSLIDSLSSLSKQTFPGGEITVTGMGHYVHQLSRYVLSTQARSFALTLLVIAVVFTALFGLRLGMAGFVSNLFPVLVSTGMLCLLQVPFDFATVLVAGITFGLSVDDSIHFLHHFRRERPGASNTEEGIERSMRIVARPVVFTSLLFCAALAVFFSSSLVVMVKFALFTIAGLIAAMLSAILLLPSLVEIFRGDAPYSSSR
- a CDS encoding peroxiredoxin; translation: MSDKLKTGDKAPLFEAEADGGRTVRLADLISAGGAVLCFYPRDNTPGCTREACSLRDNAAAISKKGFAVVGVSTDGVKSHDGFKEKHGLTQTLVSDKGGEIINLYGVVSPSNTARRVSFLVDGAGTVRHIWKKVDTNSHGDEILAKIEELSL
- the tpx gene encoding thiol peroxidase, whose translation is MSRTVTMKGNPVTLAGKEIRAGDPAPDFSSLMGPGMKKSLSDFAGKVKIFNVIVSVDTPVCDVQTKRFSEEIKSLPGDVEVITVSMDLPFAQSRYIKDGCIEGVSCLSDHSEASFGRAYGVLIEENRLLARAVFVVDKDNVVRHAQYVGEIAEEPDYMAVLESVKSL